CTCCCAGAATTCCTTGGGGAGCTGCTCGACCCCGGTATAGAGCAGCGAGGCGTCGTCCAGGACCTGGTCATTGGAATAGTCCTCGGCCGGGATACCGAGCACCGCGGCCTTGATCCGCAGATTGATGTCCTTGGAGACGATGATGACCTGGCGGTCGGGCCGCAGCAGGTGCAGGGCGCGGGCGGTGCCGAGGATGTCGTTGTCGGCCGTGCTCCCCGGCAGGGACTGCGGCAGGCGCAAATCCATGGGCTGGGTCTGGAAGTAGAGCCGCCCGGCGGCCGGCAGGACCCGGCCGCCGCCGTTGACGCAGACGGGGTCGATCGGCAGGCCGGCGTCGATCTCGTCCTTGTCGGCCTGGGACAGGAGTTGGTCGAGGAAGCGGGTCGCCTGGCGGACGTTGCGGGCCACCTCGGAGATGCCCTTCTTGCCGTGGTCCAACTCCTCCAGGACCACCATCGGCAGGAAGATGTCATGCTCCTGGAACCGGAAGATGCAGGTGGGGTCGTGCATCAGGACATTGGTGTCGAGGACGAAGAGGCAGGGCTTGTCGTGTTGGCGTTTGATCATGGGCAGGGAAGCAGGTTAGGAACGGTTCACTTTGCGTCGTTGTCGTTGTCGTAATCGAGATTATCGTGGCGGTTCGGATTCTCGCACCCTAAATTGCATCGCTTCTCCGATTACGACAACGACAACGATCGTGTTCGTGTCTAGCTTGTTTCCGGCTCGTTACTGACGTATTAACGCCCTTGCCTCAAGCGCAAGCGCCGCGGCGAGCACCTCCTCGACATGCCCCTTGACCTTGACCGCGCGCCATTCTTGACGCAATACGCCGGTCGCGTCGATCAGGAAGGTGCTGCGCTCCACCCCCAGGCTTTCCTTGCCGTACATCTTCTTCAGCTTGATCACGTCGAAGGCCCGGCACAGGGCCTCATCGGGGTCGGCGATCAGGTCGAAGGGGAACCCCTGCTTTGCCTTGAAGTTCTCTTGGGCCTTGAGGCCGTCGCGCGAGGCGCCGAGGATCAGGGTGTCGGCGGCGGTAAAGGCGTCGGCCGCATCCCGGAAGTCCTGGCCCTCTTGGGTGCAGCCGGGAGTGCTGGCCTTGGGATAAAAATAGAGGACGAGTTGTTGGCCGCGGTAGTCGGAGAGCTGGACGGTGCGCCCGCCGGTGGTCTTGAGTTCGAGGTCCGGGATGGGGTCGCCGAGGGTCGGGGTCATGGCATACTTCCTCTCGTGGATTAGTACGTTAGTTCGGAAGTAAGTTAGTACGTCAGGACCGCCCGTACCCAATGCCACTAAGTTGAGAGCCGGCGGCGGGGCTTCTCGTTCCCACGCGGAAGCAGGGGAATGCCGTGCGGGCGCTTCGCGTCCGGCCCTGGCACTGGACGCGGAGCGCCCGCACTTGCTCCCACGCGGGAGCGTGGGAGCAAGAAGCGCTTAACTTAACGGCATTGCGTCCGTACCCACGTACTTGCCTACTCACGTATTTTCTTCACCCCTTCAGCGGCTCCAGCACCGCGTCCAGATTGAGGCCGTCACAGTAGTCCATGAATTCCTCGCGCAGCCCGGCGATGTGCATGTCCGAGGGGATGCCGACGGTCATGTGCACCGCGAACATGGGGGTTCCAGTGTGGGCGGCGGCATAGGTGCTGGTGGCCATGTCTTCGATGTTGATGGCGCGGTCGGCGAAGAAGCCCGCCAGGTTGTTGACGATGCCCGGGTGGTCCATGGACACCACGTCCACCGCGTAGGGGAGCAGGTTGCGGCCGGTGGCACGCTCACCGGTGCGTTTGGTGATGATGGTCATGTTGAGCTGGCGTTGCAGCTCGGGGATTGCGTTTTCGATCTTGGCCAAGGTGTTCCACTTGCCTTCCACCAAGAGCATGGCGGCGAACTCGCCGCCGAGCACCGTCATGCGGCTGTCTTCGATGTTGCAGCCTTGCTCCAGGATGGCCTTGGAGAGCAGGTTGACGATGCCGGGGTGGTCCTCGCCCAAGGCGGAGATCACGAGGTAGGTCTTCTGGGTTGCCATGTCCTGTCGCGCCAACAGTCGGGTTTAGGGTTAGTGGGTGAGTGTAACATGGGGGTCCGGGCGCTCGCACAGGGCGAACCGCACGGCCGCCCCCCGGGGCTTGCGCGCCGGCTGCCCGGCGACCGGAGGTCGAGGCTTCAGCCGGTCGACCGCGCGGCGGCGCAACCCTGGTCCGGCTAACCGCCATGAGGGCTTGTCCATCACCCCGGAACATGAAAGTTCCTTGTGGGAGCGGCCTGCGGCCGCGCTGCGAGGCCGCGGCAAGCTGCGACCTTGCGGCCGCTTGCCAGGCCCCGTCGCGGCTGAAGCCGCTCCCACCGGTCCCCGGCCGACCGGGTTGGGTTCAGGCAGGTTCATCCGGGGGCAAGCGCGCTCGCTCGGCACCTTGGTCAGCGCCTTGATCAACGCTGGGGTCCCGGCCGTGCAGCGGATACCAGGTGTCGTCGCGGGCGGCCGGCAGTAGCTCCCGCCGCAGGCTGCGCAGGGCCGCCGCGCCGCCGCTCAGGGCCGCAAAGGGGTCCTCCCGCTCCAGCGTGTCCCCCAGTTCGGCGTCGATCTGGTCCGGGTCCTTCCCGGCCTCCATACGGCGGATCGCCTCCGCCATGCCGCCGCTGACCTCAAGCCCGCTTGCGTCGAAGAGTCGCCGCATCAGGCGGGCCGCCTGCTTGGGGTCGGCCTCGTCCAGGTGTTCCATCTCCCCGGCCATGGACGCAAAGGCCCGCATCATCCGCTCCTCGTCGACCCCGGCGGGCAGCCCCGCGCCGTCGCCCGTGTCGGCCTGTCCCCGGCCCTTGCTGATGGCAAACAGGCTGGCCCGCCGGGCGAGTTGCGGACGGCGGCAGCGCGGGCAGGCCGGTCGGGTGTCGGTGTCGACCCGACGCGAGAAAAAGCTGAAGATGGTATGGCAATCGGGGCAGTAACATTCGTAGACGGGCATGGGGTGGGCTCCGGTTCCTGGGTTGACTGCGATTCTAGTGGAGCACGCGCCTGAGCGTGGTGTCGGACTTGGTGTTGCGCGCCCCGGGGGCGCCCGCCGCCGGTCACTCGGCAGGCGCACCGCGGCGGCCCCCGTTGCCGCTACAATCCACGGCCTTGAGCGGCCGCGCGCGGCGCGACCCCCAGAGCGGAAGTTCCGATGACCTATTCCCCGACGCCCGGCGCCACCAGCCCCCGCGGCCCCGTGTGGGCCGCCTTCCTGATCTATCTGGCCTTCGTGGTCTACGGCAGCCTGGTGCCCTTAGAGGTGGGGTCCCTGGCCTGGGACCAGGCGCTCGCTCAGTTTCAGAGGGTCCCGTACCTGGACTTGGGGGTCGGCAACCGGGCGGACTGGATCGCCAACATCGTCCTGTATGTGCCCCTGGCCTTCCTCGGCTGCGCCGCCCTGCTCGGGGTGCGGCGTGCGGGTTGGTGGACGCCGCTGGGCCTGATCCTGGTGGCGGGCTTTTGCGTGGCAGTGGCGCTCGGCGTCGAGTTCACCCAACAGTGGTTCGCCCCGCGCACGGTGTCCCTGAACGACCTGATCGCCGAGACCATCGGGACCCTGATCGGCATCCTGCTCTGGGTCTTCGGGCGGGGCCGGGTGGCCCGGGGGCTGGACGCGATCACCGTCGGCGGACGCGCCTCGGTGCTGGCGGCGCTCGTGACCGGGAGTCTCGGCTATCTCCTGTTGTCCTTCTTTCCCTATGATTTTGTCGTCTCGTTCGACGAACTGCGAGGGAAGCTCGCGGGCGGCAACCAGGGTTGGTTGGTGGCACCCGGCTGCGGGGGGCTGCTGCGCTGCGCCGCCGGGCTCACCATCGAGGCCCTGGCCGCGGCCCCACTCGGGCTCCTGGCGTCTCTGTTGTGGCCCAGGCTGCGGCTGCGCACCCTGTTCTTGGTCGGGGTCCTGGCGGGCCTGGTGTTGGAGCCGCTGCAACTGCTGTTGGTCTCCGGCGTCACCCAGGGGTTATCGGTCCTCATGCGCGGCAGCGGGCTGGTGCTGGGGGCCCTGGCGGGCCAACTGCTGGGGGAGCGCGGGCCGCGGCCGGTGGCGCGCCTGGTGGTGCGGGCCGCGCCGCTCCTGGGCCTGCCCTATCTCGCCGGGATGCTGTTGGTTTCGGGTTGGTTCCGCTCGCCCGCGGTCTCCGCTGCGGCGGCCCTGGCTCGGCTGTCGGAGGTCCGCTGGCTGCCGCTCTATTACCAGTATTACACCAGCGAGGCGGTCGCGCTGACGAGCGCCCTGGCCCAGTTGGGCCTGTACTTCCCGTTCGGCCTGCTGGCCTGGGCGCTGGCGGCGCAGCGCTCGGGTTCGCGGGCGGTGGGACCCTGGCTGGCGGTCGCGATGGTGATCCCGGTCAGCCTGCTGACCGAGGCCGGGAAGTTGTTCTTTCCCCCGGAACACCCGGACCCGACCAATGTGCTGATCGCCGTGGGCGCGACCCTGCTTGCCTATGCCCTGGCCACCTGGTTCGAGCGGGTGCTGACCGGCGCACCGGCGGGGGGCGCCCCGTCGCCGGTGGTCCGCGCCTGGGAGCATGCGCCGGCGCCTGTTCCGCGGCCCGCGGTGGGGGCGCCTACCGGTGCTGGTGCGGAGAGCGGCCGCGCATCCGGCGCGGGCGTCGCCGCCGACGGTTGGGACCAGGGGGGCGCGGCGGTGGCGGACGCGCCGACGGCCGCCGCCGACCGCTCCGCGCCGCCGCCCCTGGTATGGCCGGCACCCAAGAAGCTGGGCATGGCCCTGGCCGTGCCGGCTGGCCTGGCCTTATCGGCGGGGATCGCCGCCTTCCCGGTCGCCTGGCCGATTCTGGCGGCCCTGCTGCTGCTCTACGCCCTGTTGC
The DNA window shown above is from Candidatus Thiodictyon syntrophicum and carries:
- a CDS encoding peroxiredoxin, giving the protein MTPTLGDPIPDLELKTTGGRTVQLSDYRGQQLVLYFYPKASTPGCTQEGQDFRDAADAFTAADTLILGASRDGLKAQENFKAKQGFPFDLIADPDEALCRAFDVIKLKKMYGKESLGVERSTFLIDATGVLRQEWRAVKVKGHVEEVLAAALALEARALIRQ
- a CDS encoding glycine cleavage system protein R, with amino-acid sequence MATQKTYLVISALGEDHPGIVNLLSKAILEQGCNIEDSRMTVLGGEFAAMLLVEGKWNTLAKIENAIPELQRQLNMTIITKRTGERATGRNLLPYAVDVVSMDHPGIVNNLAGFFADRAINIEDMATSTYAAAHTGTPMFAVHMTVGIPSDMHIAGLREEFMDYCDGLNLDAVLEPLKG
- a CDS encoding FmdB family zinc ribbon protein, which gives rise to MPVYECYCPDCHTIFSFFSRRVDTDTRPACPRCRRPQLARRASLFAISKGRGQADTGDGAGLPAGVDEERMMRAFASMAGEMEHLDEADPKQAARLMRRLFDASGLEVSGGMAEAIRRMEAGKDPDQIDAELGDTLEREDPFAALSGGAAALRSLRRELLPAARDDTWYPLHGRDPSVDQGADQGAERARLPPDEPA